A portion of the Anabas testudineus chromosome 22, fAnaTes1.2, whole genome shotgun sequence genome contains these proteins:
- the LOC113148484 gene encoding heat shock protein 30-like, translating into MLCSGSLQPTLSPFMDFYCPARSLWPEVRPLLHQQHLLQRNLQELRSSLELMDRVQHKILEETEPFQSSVALQPVSFQLEKDGEHFGLTLDTRGFSPEELCVRQVGRKLRVSGKTEKKQEDGKGSYSYRLQELRQEFDLPEGLNPEAVTCSMDPDGKLHIQAAKVPSVEEAERELTIRRSSEEQTQQSVCSHTQGSSTETHNSTQDKPEHVDSSH; encoded by the coding sequence ATGCTTTGCTCTGGTTCACTTCAGCCCACCCTCAGTCCCTTCATGGACTTCTACTGTCCCGCACGCAGCCTGTGGCCAGAGGTCCGACCTCTGCTCCACCAGCAGCATCTACTGCAGAGAAACCTACAGGAGCTGCGCAGCAGTCTGGAGCTGATGGACAGAGTTCAACACAAGATCCTGGAGGAGACGGAGCCTTTCCAAAGCAGCGTGGCCCTGCAGCCGGTCTCCTTCCAGCTGGAGAAAGACGGAGAGCACTTTGGTCTGACCCTGGACACTCGAGGTTTCTCTCCAGAGGAGCTGTGTGTCAGGCAGGTGGGCAGGAAGCTGAGGGTCAGCGGGAAGACggagaagaagcaggaggacGGGAAAGGCTCCTACTCTTACCGACTGCAGGAGCTGAGACAGGAGTTTGATCTGCCTGAAGGACTGAACCCTGAAGCCGTCACCTGCTCCATGGATCCAGACGGGAAGCTCCACATCCAGGCAGCCAAAGTCCCGAGTGTGGAGGAGGCTGAGAGAGAGCTGACTATCAGGAGGAGCTCAGAGGAGCAAACccagcagagtgtgtgttcacacacacaaggcagcagcacagagacacacaacagcacacaggacaAACCTGAACACGTGGACTCATCTCACTGA